A stretch of DNA from Helicobacter sp. 12S02232-10:
AAGAAGATATTCAAAATAACCCACAAGAAGCCATTAAAGATTTGTTCCATTCTTTAAATGATTTAGATGATTCAGAACGCTTTGGTGTGATATCTGAAATCTTTGGCAAAAAGATGGCAAATGATATCAATTCTGCAAAAGATGGGATAAAAGCCTTTGAAAAAGCACTAGAATCCAGCAAAGAGAGTGCAGGAGCCTTGCAAAAAGCTGTAGATAGAGCTGCAGGCGATGGATTTGGGGATTCTATCTTTATGCTAAATGCGGCTTGGAGTGAGTTTAAAAAGACGATTGGAGATATATTTATTCCTTATTTAAAAATCGGGTTTGATTTGTTACGAAAAACTCTAAGTGTAATTAGTAATTTTATAAAAAATAGCGACCTTACGCAATGGGCAATTTTAGGGAGCGTGAGTATTTTTGCTTTAGGGAAGTCGATTGGACTAATTTATACAAGCTGGAGAGCATTTGGATTAACTTCCATTGTTTCAAAAGCCTTTGGTTTTACTCTTAAAGCCTTAAAAATCATCACAACATCACTTAATTTGAGTTTCAAACTTTTAAATTGGTCTTTAAAAAGTCTTTATTCAGGTTTTAAAATCGCTTCTTTTGGTGTGAGTGTTTTTTC
This window harbors:
- a CDS encoding phage tail tape measure protein — translated: EDIQNNPQEAIKDLFHSLNDLDDSERFGVISEIFGKKMANDINSAKDGIKAFEKALESSKESAGALQKAVDRAAGDGFGDSIFMLNAAWSEFKKTIGDIFIPYLKIGFDLLRKTLSVISNFIKNSDLTQWAILGSVSIFALGKSIGLIYTSWRAFGLTSIVSKAFGFTLKALKIITTSLNLSFKLLNWSLKSLYSGFKIASFGVSVFSKIFRVSMWNIKGALISTGIGALIVGLGLAIEYIASNWESIYPRLIGVWERIKEGIAPITDWFKGIFDWISNGIAGIIDSISSVTDFLGITDSKEVNLNQKTTIAKKGLIDETLAKRNENQQKMLSQITNSNHSKQINDYKTITINTNTNPQAIAQTINSYRYDDDF